Proteins from a single region of Flavobacterium sp. YJ01:
- a CDS encoding glycoside hydrolase family 88 protein, with amino-acid sequence MKNVSFISLILGFASLVTACKSGINSPKKNTQAATEKLEMRYKMLLDYPVDSMSMPRSMNIKTLEIRKVPSKDWTSGFFAGNLWQLYRLTGDSKYKEQAQKWTPFSKKESVNSNSHDVGFKVFCSFGEALKVENKKEYEAVIIKGAETLCTRFNPKVGSIRSWDFNKEIWDYPVIIDNMMNLELLFEASKLSGNPKYRNVAIQHANTTLKNQFREDNSCYHVIDYNPNTGAVRKKTTLQGYNDDSVWARGQAWAVYGFTMSYRYTKDEAYKKQAEATALFFMTNKNLPEDGIPYWDLKDPSIPNSPRDVSAAMVMASALYELYDYTKKENYLAFADKLMTSVQTDKYILDTEIKAPFLFDHSTGNWPKHDEIDEPIIYADYYFLEALLRQRDKGSK; translated from the coding sequence ATGAAGAATGTCAGTTTCATTTCTTTAATTCTTGGGTTTGCATCGTTGGTAACAGCATGCAAATCCGGAATTAATTCTCCCAAAAAAAACACTCAAGCAGCGACAGAAAAACTGGAAATGCGTTACAAAATGCTACTCGATTATCCTGTTGATTCTATGTCGATGCCGAGAAGTATGAACATTAAAACATTAGAAATTCGCAAAGTACCTTCTAAGGATTGGACAAGCGGTTTTTTTGCTGGAAATCTTTGGCAATTGTACCGATTAACAGGCGATTCAAAATACAAAGAACAAGCTCAAAAATGGACTCCGTTTAGCAAAAAGGAAAGTGTCAACAGTAATTCGCATGATGTAGGTTTTAAAGTGTTTTGCAGTTTTGGAGAAGCTCTAAAAGTGGAAAATAAGAAAGAATACGAAGCGGTGATTATTAAAGGCGCTGAAACTTTATGCACAAGATTTAATCCAAAAGTGGGTTCTATTCGTTCTTGGGATTTCAATAAGGAAATTTGGGATTATCCGGTAATTATTGACAATATGATGAATTTAGAGTTGCTTTTTGAAGCTTCCAAATTATCTGGAAATCCGAAATATCGTAACGTAGCGATTCAACACGCTAATACCACTTTAAAAAATCAATTTAGGGAAGACAACAGTTGTTATCACGTCATCGACTACAATCCAAATACGGGTGCAGTTAGAAAGAAAACTACTCTTCAGGGTTACAACGATGATTCGGTTTGGGCTCGTGGACAAGCTTGGGCAGTTTATGGTTTTACAATGTCATATCGTTATACAAAAGACGAAGCATATAAAAAACAGGCAGAAGCTACTGCTCTCTTTTTTATGACAAATAAAAACCTGCCAGAAGACGGAATTCCATATTGGGATTTAAAAGATCCAAGTATTCCAAATTCACCAAGAGATGTTTCTGCTGCTATGGTTATGGCTTCAGCTTTATACGAATTGTATGATTATACCAAGAAAGAAAATTATTTGGCATTTGCAGATAAACTGATGACTTCTGTACAAACCGATAAATACATTCTAGATACTGAAATTAAGGCTCCATTTCTTTTCGATCATAGCACAGGAAACTGGCCAAAACATGATGAAATAGACGAACCAATAATTTATGCTGATTATTATTTTCTAGAAGCACTTCTTAGACAAAGGGACAAAGGTTCAAAGTAA
- a CDS encoding glycoside hydrolase family 2 TIM barrel-domain containing protein, whose translation MKKRHNHTFSIFALFVLFQICLSSFAQTKMNINDNWLYLENHTTNLNEAEKASNWVSLNLPHTWNAEDATDLNPGYRRDASWYQKKLNIPQIDKTKVYSLYFEGSNVTTKVYVNGKEAGSHIGGYIGFSINITNFIKEGNNDIFVRVDNSYDIEIIPSQKSDFFIYGGITRDVWLVSQYKNHIENIKITTPEVSAKKASVQIISSIVNPDNSKDLSLRVTLKNPKGKKVASKTVLVSDKTSTITFENIKNPELWDTEKPNLYSLSAVLSEKNQIKDSVSEKVGFRWFEFKDHGPFYLNGKRLLIRGTHRHEEQAGVGAAMSNEQHWADIKSIKAMGANFVRLAHYPQDPEIYKACDELGLLVWDELPWCRGGIGNEVWKTNAKNMLEEIINQNYNHPSIIIWSLGNEINWLPDFPDGDNADKTNAFLNELNDIAHKLDSNRKTAIRKYYEGSHIVDVFSPSIWSGWYSGSYKSYQKAIDVYKKEYKHFIHAEYGGDSHVGRHSENPVTGENVIKAEGWEEAIVQTKIANIAQIGDWSENYIVDLFDWHLHVSENDPNFVGNIQWAFKDFATPLRPEDDIPYMNQKGLTDRNGNPKDAYYVFKSYWAKEPFAYIESHTWTERQGPENTARTISVFSNCEKVTLSHNGKSLGEKQRNLSLYPAIGLTWDVNFTKGENILIAIGKTKEGKTVSDTLKVNYRFNKNDTASSLQLSSEKLKNGNLLVTAIAIDNNNLRCLDYEESVYFQCLKGGKTLKNQGTPTGSESIRMANGKASIEVIPDGSGNPIEMTALNQSFKGEYLRIPVK comes from the coding sequence ATGAAAAAAAGACATAACCATACATTTTCAATTTTTGCGCTTTTTGTTTTGTTTCAGATTTGTCTGAGCAGTTTTGCTCAGACAAAAATGAACATTAACGACAATTGGCTTTATTTAGAAAATCACACTACAAACCTCAACGAAGCGGAAAAAGCTTCAAATTGGGTTTCACTAAACTTACCTCATACTTGGAACGCTGAAGACGCAACAGATTTAAATCCGGGTTATCGACGTGATGCAAGCTGGTATCAAAAAAAATTAAATATTCCGCAAATCGACAAAACCAAAGTTTATTCTTTATACTTTGAAGGTTCGAATGTAACTACAAAAGTGTATGTAAACGGAAAAGAAGCTGGAAGTCATATTGGCGGTTATATTGGCTTTTCAATTAACATTACGAACTTCATCAAAGAAGGAAATAACGACATTTTTGTTCGCGTTGATAATAGTTATGATATAGAAATCATTCCGTCTCAAAAAAGTGATTTCTTTATTTATGGTGGAATTACACGCGATGTTTGGCTAGTTTCTCAATACAAAAATCATATTGAAAATATAAAAATTACAACTCCAGAAGTTTCTGCTAAAAAAGCTTCTGTGCAAATTATCTCTTCAATTGTAAATCCTGATAATTCAAAAGATTTATCATTGAGAGTAACTTTAAAAAATCCGAAAGGCAAAAAAGTAGCTAGTAAAACAGTTTTGGTTTCAGATAAAACTTCAACTATCACTTTCGAAAACATCAAAAATCCAGAACTTTGGGATACTGAAAAACCTAATTTATATAGTCTTTCTGCTGTTTTATCAGAAAAAAATCAAATTAAAGACAGTGTTTCAGAAAAAGTAGGTTTTAGATGGTTTGAATTTAAAGATCATGGTCCGTTTTATTTAAATGGAAAACGTCTACTAATTCGCGGAACGCATCGTCATGAAGAACAAGCTGGAGTTGGTGCGGCAATGAGCAACGAACAGCATTGGGCAGATATAAAATCGATTAAAGCAATGGGTGCTAATTTTGTTCGTTTAGCACATTATCCGCAAGATCCTGAAATTTATAAAGCTTGTGACGAACTTGGTCTTTTGGTTTGGGATGAACTACCGTGGTGTCGCGGCGGAATTGGGAATGAAGTTTGGAAAACGAATGCCAAGAATATGCTGGAAGAAATCATCAACCAAAACTACAATCACCCAAGTATTATTATTTGGTCTTTAGGAAACGAAATTAACTGGCTTCCTGATTTTCCTGATGGAGATAATGCCGATAAAACCAATGCTTTTTTAAATGAATTGAATGACATTGCCCACAAACTCGATTCAAATAGAAAAACAGCAATTAGAAAATATTATGAAGGTTCGCACATTGTAGATGTTTTTTCTCCTTCTATCTGGTCTGGTTGGTATTCTGGAAGTTACAAAAGTTATCAAAAAGCGATTGACGTTTATAAAAAAGAATACAAACATTTTATTCATGCTGAATATGGCGGAGACAGTCATGTTGGCCGTCACAGCGAAAATCCAGTAACGGGAGAAAATGTCATTAAAGCCGAAGGCTGGGAAGAAGCCATTGTTCAGACTAAAATTGCAAACATTGCCCAAATCGGAGATTGGAGCGAAAATTATATAGTAGATTTATTTGATTGGCATTTGCATGTATCTGAAAATGATCCAAACTTTGTGGGAAATATTCAATGGGCATTTAAGGATTTTGCTACGCCTTTACGTCCAGAAGATGATATTCCGTACATGAACCAAAAAGGATTGACAGATCGAAATGGAAATCCGAAAGATGCGTATTATGTTTTTAAAAGTTATTGGGCAAAAGAACCTTTTGCTTACATCGAATCGCATACTTGGACAGAACGCCAAGGTCCAGAAAATACGGCGAGAACAATTAGTGTTTTCAGTAATTGCGAAAAAGTAACTTTATCTCATAACGGAAAATCTTTAGGAGAAAAACAACGAAATCTTTCGCTTTATCCCGCAATTGGCTTGACTTGGGATGTCAATTTTACTAAAGGAGAAAATATTCTAATTGCAATTGGAAAAACAAAAGAAGGAAAGACGGTTTCTGATACTTTAAAAGTCAATTATCGTTTCAATAAAAACGATACGGCTTCATCATTGCAACTTTCATCAGAAAAATTAAAAAATGGCAATTTATTAGTAACAGCAATTGCAATTGATAATAACAATCTGCGCTGTTTAGATTATGAAGAAAGTGTTTATTTTCAATGTCTAAAAGGCGGTAAAACTTTAAAAAATCAAGGAACACCAACAGGCAGCGAATCCATCAGAATGGCAAACGGAAAAGCTTCAATCGAAGTTATTCCTGATGGTTCTGGAAATCCGATTGAAATGACGGCTTTGAATCAGAGTTTTAAAGGAGAATATTTGAGAATTCCGGTTAAATAA
- a CDS encoding DUF2911 domain-containing protein, translating into MKNLCLLAVTLFAAFTVQAQDVVKFAPLDASPVDISYFPNKAVKFKKTDNPNPVIKVLYARPSAKGRTIFGDVVKFGEVWRVGANENTEIKFYKDVTIGGKKVAAGYYSLFAIPEKDKWTIIINKELDLWGGYAYDQSKDVVRVSVPVKPVSDVIEALSIAFTTQGNVANLVIGWDKTTVELPITVK; encoded by the coding sequence ATGAAAAATTTATGTTTATTGGCAGTTACATTGTTTGCTGCTTTTACAGTACAGGCGCAAGATGTAGTAAAATTTGCTCCGCTTGACGCAAGTCCGGTTGATATCTCTTATTTCCCTAACAAAGCGGTGAAATTCAAAAAAACGGATAATCCAAATCCGGTTATCAAAGTTCTTTACGCAAGACCTTCTGCAAAAGGAAGAACTATTTTTGGTGATGTTGTAAAATTTGGAGAGGTTTGGAGAGTTGGTGCTAACGAAAACACCGAAATTAAATTCTACAAAGATGTAACAATTGGTGGTAAAAAAGTGGCTGCTGGATATTACAGTTTATTTGCTATTCCTGAAAAAGATAAATGGACAATTATCATTAACAAAGAATTGGATTTATGGGGTGGTTATGCTTATGACCAAAGCAAAGATGTTGTGAGAGTTTCAGTTCCTGTGAAACCAGTTTCTGATGTTATCGAAGCTTTATCTATTGCTTTTACAACTCAAGGTAATGTAGCAAATCTTGTTATTGGTTGGGATAAAACCACAGTTGAATTGCCAATTACGGTTAAATAA
- a CDS encoding glycoside hydrolase family 2 TIM barrel-domain containing protein, producing MKKLLTALLLTSSVLGFTQNLISNVPNRNTTSLNGVWNYIIDPYQTGFYSFHLDQYDKQEKPAKGAFFSNYHAQNKQELVEYDFDKSPTINIPSDWNSQIPELKYYEGNVWFKKSFDYNLKQKKRLFLYLGAINYKADVYLNGKKLGTHEGGFTPFNYEITSIVQPKDNYLVIKVDNTRHKEDVPTVNTDWWNYGGITRDVTLVEEESSFVEDYTIQLKKGNANVISGFIKINNLETSQNNISISIPELKINFKGKADNSGILNFEIPAKKISYWSTENPKLYDISIDFNGQKVKDQIGFRTIETKEDKILLNGKPIFLRGISIHEENAKGGRANSQEDALRLLNWAKEMGCNYVRLAHYPHNENIIREADKMGIMVWEEIPVYWTVEFTNKDTYQNAEDQLTASITRDKNRASIIIWSMANETPISEARNSFIKNLASHARSLDNTRLISAALLTKKETIDDPIGEVLDVVAFNQYLGWYGGNLEDAEKITWKSKYNKPIVVSEFGGDAKAGFHGEKNERWTEEYQEYLYIQNLKMIEKIPHLSGTSPWILVDFRSPKRLLPGIQDRYNRKGLISNDGEKKKAFYIMQDWYAKKKKEY from the coding sequence ATGAAAAAACTATTAACCGCATTACTCCTAACCTCTTCTGTTCTAGGATTTACACAAAATCTAATCTCTAATGTTCCTAACCGAAATACCACTTCTTTAAACGGCGTTTGGAATTACATAATAGATCCTTATCAAACTGGTTTTTACAGCTTTCACTTGGATCAATACGACAAACAGGAAAAACCAGCAAAAGGAGCGTTTTTTAGTAATTATCATGCTCAAAACAAACAGGAATTAGTAGAATATGATTTTGATAAATCACCAACAATTAATATTCCAAGCGATTGGAATTCGCAGATTCCAGAACTGAAATATTATGAGGGAAATGTATGGTTTAAAAAGTCTTTCGATTATAATCTAAAGCAAAAAAAACGTCTTTTTTTATATTTGGGAGCTATCAACTACAAAGCAGATGTTTATTTAAACGGAAAAAAACTCGGAACACACGAAGGCGGTTTTACTCCGTTTAACTACGAAATAACGTCAATTGTACAGCCAAAAGACAATTATCTGGTTATTAAAGTTGATAATACGCGTCACAAAGAAGATGTTCCAACTGTAAATACCGATTGGTGGAATTATGGAGGAATCACAAGAGATGTAACTTTAGTTGAAGAAGAATCTTCTTTTGTAGAAGATTACACGATTCAGTTGAAAAAAGGGAATGCAAATGTCATTTCTGGCTTTATTAAAATCAATAATTTAGAAACTTCACAAAATAATATTTCAATTTCTATTCCTGAATTAAAAATCAATTTTAAAGGAAAAGCGGATAATAGCGGAATTTTAAACTTCGAAATTCCAGCGAAAAAAATCTCATACTGGTCTACAGAAAATCCAAAATTATATGATATTTCCATCGATTTTAACGGACAAAAAGTAAAAGATCAAATTGGTTTTAGAACTATCGAAACAAAAGAAGATAAAATTCTGTTAAACGGAAAACCAATCTTTTTACGAGGTATCTCCATTCACGAAGAAAATGCCAAAGGCGGAAGGGCTAATTCTCAAGAGGATGCTTTACGTTTATTAAACTGGGCAAAAGAAATGGGATGTAATTATGTCCGTTTGGCACATTATCCTCATAACGAAAATATTATTCGCGAAGCTGATAAAATGGGAATAATGGTTTGGGAAGAAATTCCGGTTTATTGGACAGTTGAATTTACAAACAAAGACACTTATCAAAATGCCGAAGATCAGTTAACGGCTTCTATTACAAGAGATAAAAATAGAGCCAGTATTATTATTTGGTCAATGGCAAATGAAACACCAATTTCGGAAGCGAGAAATAGTTTCATTAAAAATTTAGCATCACACGCCAGATCATTAGATAATACCAGATTAATCAGCGCTGCTTTATTAACCAAAAAAGAAACTATTGATGATCCGATTGGTGAAGTTTTAGATGTTGTGGCTTTCAACCAATATTTGGGTTGGTATGGCGGAAATCTAGAGGATGCCGAAAAAATAACGTGGAAATCTAAATACAATAAGCCTATTGTAGTTTCTGAATTTGGTGGCGATGCTAAAGCTGGTTTTCACGGCGAAAAAAACGAACGCTGGACTGAGGAATATCAAGAATATTTATACATTCAGAATTTGAAAATGATTGAAAAAATTCCACATCTAAGCGGAACGAGTCCGTGGATTTTGGTTGATTTCAGATCGCCAAAAAGATTGCTTCCAGGTATTCAGGACCGTTACAATCGTAAAGGTCTAATCTCAAATGATGGTGAAAAAAAGAAAGCTTTTTACATCATGCAAGATTGGTATGCTAAAAAGAAAAAAGAATATTAA
- a CDS encoding RagB/SusD family nutrient uptake outer membrane protein gives MKKYIAFLLFGTLAFFSCSDLEEHPVGVIRPENFFNNTDDLQAAVNGAFANIAHNNYWGREFTIALMLRDDMSDIGDRTTQAARIDVNDMGMNDTNALVANFWPQSYVIITAANQAIEGAKKTPGDPAKVNAIVAQAYFARAFTYYHLVRLFGDIPYIDFVVNDVKQVSSITKTKEADVYPKIIADLEFAKQWLEDKPKVKAVPGKGTAAGYLSSVYLTLGQYQKAYDEAKFVITNEAKFGLGLDADFQDLFNATKTASLKEPLFTVDFNNLTSGNYGQDYTAFFTGSLKDDSYSYGQGFSVAVPSLKVFTTWDQRDYRRAVSFDTIIRKKTGPGGSLQVFPSSDNEKAPRPHIAKYFRFPGKAGANGRTSQHNYITMRYAEVLLTAAEALNEITPGTTEADGYVNRVRARARNKAGKQVSFPANVTPGLSKDAFRKMVVDERRLELAFEYIRWYDIKRLKIGPEVFGPAGLEPHANFDPNKDYLWPLPGTELAINPNLKPNNPGY, from the coding sequence ATGAAAAAATATATCGCTTTTTTATTATTCGGAACACTCGCTTTTTTTAGCTGTTCCGATCTGGAAGAACATCCGGTTGGTGTTATTCGTCCAGAGAACTTTTTCAACAATACAGATGATTTGCAAGCAGCAGTAAATGGTGCATTTGCCAACATCGCACACAATAATTATTGGGGACGAGAATTTACAATTGCTTTAATGCTTCGCGACGATATGTCTGATATTGGCGATAGAACCACGCAAGCAGCTCGTATTGATGTAAATGATATGGGCATGAATGATACCAACGCACTTGTTGCCAACTTTTGGCCACAATCTTACGTGATTATAACGGCGGCAAATCAAGCGATTGAAGGTGCAAAAAAAACACCTGGAGATCCAGCAAAAGTTAACGCTATCGTGGCTCAAGCCTATTTTGCCAGAGCATTTACTTACTATCATTTGGTGCGTCTTTTTGGAGACATTCCATACATCGATTTTGTTGTGAATGATGTAAAACAAGTTAGTTCGATAACTAAAACAAAAGAAGCAGATGTTTATCCTAAAATTATTGCCGATTTAGAATTTGCAAAACAATGGCTGGAAGATAAACCAAAAGTAAAAGCAGTTCCCGGAAAAGGTACAGCTGCGGGATATTTATCTTCTGTTTATTTAACTTTAGGACAATATCAAAAAGCTTATGACGAAGCTAAATTTGTTATTACAAACGAAGCTAAATTTGGTTTAGGTTTAGATGCTGATTTTCAGGATTTGTTTAATGCTACAAAAACTGCTTCGTTAAAAGAACCTCTTTTTACAGTTGACTTTAACAACTTAACTTCAGGAAATTATGGTCAAGATTATACAGCGTTTTTTACAGGTTCTCTAAAAGATGACAGCTACAGTTATGGACAAGGATTTTCGGTTGCCGTTCCTTCTTTAAAAGTATTTACTACTTGGGATCAGAGAGATTATAGAAGAGCAGTAAGTTTTGATACTATTATTAGAAAGAAAACAGGTCCAGGCGGTTCTTTGCAAGTTTTTCCTTCAAGTGATAATGAAAAAGCGCCACGTCCGCATATTGCAAAATATTTCCGTTTTCCGGGAAAAGCTGGTGCAAACGGAAGAACTTCTCAGCATAATTACATTACAATGCGTTATGCAGAAGTTTTACTGACTGCAGCCGAAGCTTTAAACGAAATTACTCCAGGAACAACGGAAGCTGATGGTTATGTAAATCGTGTTCGCGCAAGAGCAAGAAACAAAGCAGGAAAACAAGTTTCTTTTCCAGCAAATGTTACTCCAGGTTTATCTAAAGATGCTTTTAGAAAAATGGTTGTTGACGAAAGAAGATTAGAATTGGCTTTTGAATATATCAGATGGTACGATATTAAAAGACTTAAAATTGGTCCTGAAGTTTTTGGTCCAGCTGGTTTAGAACCACATGCTAATTTCGATCCGAATAAAGATTATTTATGGCCGTTGCCAGGAACTGAATTGGCTATTAATCCGAATCTAAAACCAAATAATCCTGGTTATTAA